A window of Candidatus Poribacteria bacterium contains these coding sequences:
- a CDS encoding VWA domain-containing protein: MARRRRSRGPALISLAVHLLVALGLSVYLSIAVPPQAPTEAIGVEFVSLPEAPRTQRRRVLPRFERMTEATQPTPEWQQMTTRVPQAIIQGPREILVTANPNMPTISANLATVTTTARLPSDVSGISVLQGSPNRPTPGRGLLTGVQRPSGSGFGRNIVNSTGVSATSLVPGNSTRVTNRGSPTGSSSPFANPLRRIGESIAEGSPSGKADAVFVIDTSGSMENNIRQVADSLFEMTDALERNSIDYQLGVVEFKETQSGAHVQMSGMTRDGELLRRRLNALGVTGNERALDALAQTLNLTQFRGDAAVHLILVTDEPATTRWTGPNATVEIRQRILSQAKQQDVRVQVLGYKELFQRQLAAQTGGVFEEIPGGQARTGELEIPVDTVAMRSDALASTFRTIGASIVRAVRPEGENSGGVADIALFVDYSKSMQGRMRAVSMGVSAMASLMQISNVDFTVTVVRFAESAGLTGSGVGGVAVSAMLTDVPQIQQQLAYPAGGDELLLDSVAKGISQVRARRIASRIAVVVTDEPSSGEGVSPDAFVEAIRSTGYRVYAVCPIPRGYADGPVPRQAVDNTGLDALIRAVAATGGEVYPMPEALDMRVPDQ, translated from the coding sequence ATGGCGCGCCGACGTCGCAGTCGCGGGCCCGCTCTGATTTCGCTGGCAGTTCATCTGCTCGTCGCGCTCGGACTGTCCGTCTATCTCAGCATCGCCGTGCCTCCCCAGGCTCCCACCGAGGCAATAGGCGTCGAGTTCGTGTCGTTGCCTGAGGCGCCACGTACCCAACGGCGTCGAGTTCTGCCGCGCTTCGAGCGGATGACGGAGGCGACACAGCCCACCCCTGAGTGGCAGCAGATGACGACGCGCGTGCCCCAGGCGATCATCCAGGGCCCGCGAGAGATCCTAGTCACGGCGAACCCGAACATGCCGACGATCAGCGCCAACCTCGCGACCGTCACGACGACAGCGCGACTGCCCAGCGACGTCTCCGGCATCTCCGTCCTGCAGGGCTCCCCGAATCGACCTACGCCGGGACGCGGGCTCCTGACCGGCGTGCAGCGACCCAGCGGGAGCGGTTTCGGGCGGAACATCGTCAACTCGACGGGCGTTTCGGCGACCTCGTTGGTACCTGGGAACTCGACGCGCGTCACAAATCGGGGATCGCCGACCGGTTCGTCATCGCCCTTCGCGAACCCGCTTCGACGTATCGGGGAGAGCATCGCCGAGGGGAGCCCGAGCGGCAAAGCCGACGCCGTGTTCGTCATCGACACCAGCGGCAGCATGGAGAACAACATCCGCCAGGTCGCGGATTCGCTGTTCGAGATGACGGATGCTCTGGAGCGCAACAGCATCGACTACCAGCTCGGAGTCGTCGAGTTCAAGGAGACGCAGTCGGGTGCGCACGTCCAGATGAGCGGCATGACCCGCGACGGCGAGCTCTTGCGACGGCGGCTCAACGCTCTCGGCGTCACCGGGAACGAGCGCGCACTCGACGCCCTCGCGCAGACGCTCAACCTGACCCAGTTCCGGGGCGATGCCGCCGTTCACCTCATCCTGGTCACTGACGAGCCCGCCACAACGCGCTGGACGGGCCCGAATGCCACCGTGGAGATTCGGCAGCGCATCCTCTCGCAGGCGAAGCAGCAAGACGTGCGCGTGCAAGTGCTGGGCTACAAGGAGCTCTTCCAGCGCCAGCTTGCCGCCCAGACCGGCGGCGTGTTCGAGGAGATTCCGGGAGGTCAGGCGCGCACCGGCGAGCTCGAAATCCCCGTCGATACGGTCGCGATGCGGAGCGACGCGCTGGCATCGACGTTTCGCACGATCGGGGCGAGCATCGTGCGAGCCGTGCGCCCCGAGGGGGAGAACTCCGGCGGCGTTGCGGATATCGCCCTGTTCGTCGACTACAGCAAGAGCATGCAGGGACGTATGCGCGCCGTGTCGATGGGCGTCAGCGCAATGGCATCGCTGATGCAGATCTCGAACGTGGACTTCACGGTGACGGTCGTGCGGTTCGCCGAATCGGCGGGACTGACGGGCAGCGGCGTCGGTGGCGTCGCGGTCTCGGCGATGCTGACGGATGTGCCGCAGATTCAGCAACAGCTTGCCTACCCAGCGGGAGGCGACGAACTCCTGCTGGACAGCGTCGCCAAGGGCATCTCCCAGGTGCGCGCGCGGCGGATCGCATCGCGGATCGCGGTCGTCGTGACGGATGAGCCGTCGTCGGGCGAGGGCGTGTCGCCGGACGCGTTCGTCGAAGCGATTCGCTCGACCGGCTACCGAGTCTACGCGGTCTGTCCGATCCCGCGCGGCTACGCCGATGGGCCCGTGCCGCGTCAAGCGGTGGATAACACGGGACTGGACGCGCTCATCCGCGCCGTCGCGGCGACGGGCGGGGAAGTGTACCCGATGCCGGAAGCACTCGATATGCGCGTGCCCGATCAGTAA
- a CDS encoding Gfo/Idh/MocA family oxidoreductase yields the protein MAISTATPMAWYSRANARRSVSRSLRMKTIRLGQIGCGGMGSDLARNASQLEHAKVVAVSDVSEERANALGKELDAEVFLDYDALLAQRDVDAVLIASPPFLHRPMVESAARAGKHIFCEKPMAPYVADCDAMIDAIQTAGVRFQIGHVCRFHATHSKVRELVASGEYGTPTAMLVHRIGGPWGKGHPSWRWERAKCGGILMEVNAHEIDFMRFVCGDVKAVSAVGGKFADSGLDYPDIALVSMQFASGAVGFLHSNHATAIGGYGGRVDLTGGTISFPRIWGGKDDAIEIKPFEGESHRIPMAELKVETPVRAEIRAFVDAILAGRETPITMWDGRAAVEVAEAAYMSIEQGGELVNLPM from the coding sequence ATGGCGATCTCGACGGCGACGCCCATGGCGTGGTACTCTCGCGCAAATGCTCGGCGATCCGTGAGTAGGAGCCTAAGAATGAAGACCATCCGACTGGGTCAGATCGGCTGCGGAGGCATGGGAAGCGACTTGGCGCGGAACGCCAGCCAACTGGAACACGCGAAGGTCGTCGCTGTGAGCGACGTGTCCGAAGAACGCGCGAACGCACTCGGCAAGGAGCTCGATGCCGAGGTGTTCCTCGACTATGACGCGCTCCTCGCCCAGAGAGACGTGGATGCCGTCCTCATCGCGTCGCCGCCGTTCCTGCATCGGCCCATGGTCGAGTCGGCAGCGCGCGCGGGCAAGCATATCTTCTGCGAGAAGCCCATGGCTCCCTACGTCGCCGACTGCGACGCGATGATCGACGCGATCCAGACGGCGGGAGTGCGCTTCCAGATCGGGCACGTCTGCCGGTTCCACGCGACTCACTCGAAGGTGCGCGAGCTCGTCGCCAGCGGCGAGTACGGAACGCCGACGGCGATGCTCGTCCACCGGATCGGGGGTCCGTGGGGCAAGGGACACCCATCGTGGAGATGGGAGCGCGCGAAATGCGGCGGCATCCTCATGGAGGTGAACGCCCACGAGATCGACTTCATGCGCTTCGTCTGCGGCGACGTGAAGGCGGTCTCGGCAGTCGGCGGGAAGTTCGCAGACAGCGGGCTCGACTATCCGGACATCGCGCTCGTGTCGATGCAGTTCGCGTCGGGGGCGGTCGGGTTCCTGCACTCGAACCACGCGACGGCGATCGGCGGGTACGGCGGGCGCGTCGATCTGACGGGCGGGACGATCAGCTTCCCGCGCATCTGGGGCGGGAAGGACGACGCCATCGAGATCAAGCCGTTCGAGGGCGAGAGCCACCGCATCCCGATGGCGGAGCTGAAGGTCGAGACGCCGGTTCGAGCAGAGATCCGGGCATTCGTCGACGCGATCCTAGCGGGCCGCGAGACGCCCATCACGATGTGGGATGGCAGGGCAGCGGTCGAGGTCGCCGAGGCGGCGTATATGTCTATCGAGCAGGGCGGCGAGCTCGTGAATCTGCCGATGTAG
- a CDS encoding DUF3473 domain-containing protein, whose protein sequence is MDHVVAPVVNAFSVDVEGFVEANLEGFPAEVARRHTHRPHEDDEIRENTDSVLRLLEGANIRATFFFLGRIARDAPDVVRSVADTGHEIACHGDEHRRLTGMDPSALDEAVRRAKAGLEEVSGQAIIGFRAPDFSITRDSLWAFDILQQAGFLYDSSVYPIGIHDVYGIAGAEAGVHRLANGLVEFPLSTATVFGRRIPFGGGGYFRFYPMALTRRLIRHANAEGRPVMFYIHPYEAGPVVPEVAELPWLRRLRHYYRSGRGGERLASLVRTSRFAPVAEVLRLHHAL, encoded by the coding sequence GTGGACCACGTGGTCGCGCCCGTCGTGAATGCGTTCTCTGTGGATGTCGAGGGCTTCGTCGAAGCCAATCTCGAAGGCTTTCCGGCAGAAGTCGCGCGTCGGCACACTCACCGCCCGCACGAGGACGACGAGATACGCGAGAACACGGATAGCGTTCTCCGGCTCCTGGAAGGCGCGAACATCCGGGCGACCTTCTTCTTCCTCGGTCGTATCGCCCGCGATGCGCCCGATGTCGTTCGTAGTGTCGCCGATACGGGACACGAGATAGCGTGCCATGGTGACGAACACCGCCGACTGACCGGCATGGATCCGTCGGCGCTTGACGAAGCCGTTCGGCGCGCCAAGGCGGGATTGGAGGAGGTGTCGGGTCAGGCAATCATCGGCTTCCGTGCGCCGGATTTCTCGATCACGCGTGATTCGCTCTGGGCATTCGATATCCTGCAGCAGGCGGGATTCCTCTATGACTCAAGCGTCTATCCCATCGGCATTCACGATGTGTACGGAATCGCGGGGGCGGAAGCGGGCGTACACCGTCTTGCCAACGGGCTCGTCGAGTTCCCGCTCTCGACAGCGACGGTTTTCGGCCGCCGGATTCCGTTCGGCGGCGGAGGCTACTTCCGGTTCTATCCGATGGCACTCACGCGACGCCTGATACGGCACGCCAATGCCGAAGGGCGACCCGTGATGTTCTACATTCATCCCTACGAAGCGGGTCCCGTGGTTCCCGAAGTCGCCGAGCTTCCGTGGCTTCGGCGATTGCGTCACTACTATCGATCTGGTCGAGGCGGCGAACGGCTGGCGTCTCTTGTCCGAACGTCGCGGTTCGCCCCAGTAGCCGAGGTCTTGCGCCTGCACCATGCGCTCTAA
- a CDS encoding class I SAM-dependent methyltransferase, whose protein sequence is MRSNDGGDDSGRVHDYFSRSAELFDSLYADGKSNPIMRLINRVFRRDMYIRYLWTLEHIHRTGAESALDVGCGSGRYLRAMADANVRRLVGVDCSARMLELAEAHTATAPDSVRIDLICCDFSQFETSERFDVIVAMGLFDYVADPVPVLIKMRSLARHSVIASFPSISLYRTPIRQARYWLKDCPVYFYRRNRIAALGASAGYSTCEVRKIRGSGQDYVATFIP, encoded by the coding sequence ATGCGCTCTAACGACGGCGGCGATGACTCTGGCCGCGTTCACGACTACTTCTCCCGCTCCGCAGAGCTCTTCGACTCCCTCTACGCCGACGGGAAGTCGAATCCGATCATGCGGCTCATCAATCGGGTGTTTCGGCGCGACATGTACATCCGCTACCTGTGGACACTCGAGCATATCCACCGCACAGGCGCGGAGTCCGCACTCGACGTCGGCTGCGGCTCCGGGCGCTACCTTCGCGCGATGGCGGACGCCAACGTCAGGCGACTCGTTGGCGTGGACTGCAGCGCGAGGATGCTTGAGCTCGCCGAAGCGCACACCGCGACCGCCCCGGATTCGGTTCGCATCGACCTCATCTGCTGCGACTTCTCGCAGTTCGAGACCAGCGAACGGTTCGACGTCATCGTGGCGATGGGGTTGTTCGACTACGTGGCTGATCCGGTTCCCGTTCTGATCAAGATGCGCTCGTTGGCGCGGCATTCGGTGATCGCGAGTTTCCCGAGCATCTCGCTCTACCGCACGCCGATCCGTCAGGCACGGTATTGGCTCAAAGATTGTCCGGTCTATTTCTATCGTCGGAACCGCATCGCGGCGCTTGGCGCATCCGCCGGATACTCGACGTGCGAAGTGCGCAAGATCCGCGGATCGGGTCAGGATTACGTCGCCACGTTCATTCCGTGA